From one Pan troglodytes isolate AG18354 chromosome 13, NHGRI_mPanTro3-v2.0_pri, whole genome shotgun sequence genomic stretch:
- the CTLA4 gene encoding cytotoxic T-lymphocyte protein 4 isoform X2, with translation MACLGFQRHKAQLNLATRTWPCTLLFFLLFIPVFCKAMHVAQPAVVLASSRGIASFVCEYASPGKATEVRVTVLRQADSQVTEVCAATYMMGNELTFLDDSICTGTSSGNQVNLTIQGLRAMDTGLYICKVELMYPPPYYLGIGNGTQIYVIAKEKKPSYNRGLCENAPNRARM, from the exons ATGGCTTGCCTTGGATTTCAGCGGCACAAGGCTCAGCTGAACCTGGCTACCAGGACCTGGCCCTGCACTCtcctgttttttcttctcttcatccCTGTCTTCTGCAAAG CAATGCACGTGGCCCAGCCTGCTGTGGTGCTGGCCAGCAGCCGAGGCATCGCCAGCTTTGTGTGTGAGTATGCATCTCCAGGCAAAGCCACTGAGGTCCGGGTGACAGTGCTTCGGCAGGCCGACAGCCAGGTGACTGAAGTCTGTGCGGCAACCTACATGATGGGGAATGAGTTGACCTTCCTAGATGATTCCATCTGCACGGGCACCTCCAGTGGAAATCAAGTGAACCTCACTATCCAAGGACTGAGGGCCATGGACACGGGACTCTACATCTGCAAGGTGGAGCTCATGTACCCACCGCCATACTACCTGGGCATAGGCAACGGAACCCAGATTTATGTAATTG CTAAAGAAAAGAAGCCCTCTTACAACAGGGGTCTATGTGAAAATGCCCCCAACAGAGCCAGAATGTGA
- the CTLA4 gene encoding cytotoxic T-lymphocyte protein 4 isoform X1, whose translation MACLGFQRHKAQLNLATRTWPCTLLFFLLFIPVFCKAMHVAQPAVVLASSRGIASFVCEYASPGKATEVRVTVLRQADSQVTEVCAATYMMGNELTFLDDSICTGTSSGNQVNLTIQGLRAMDTGLYICKVELMYPPPYYLGIGNGTQIYVIDPEPCPDSDFLLWILAAVSSGLFFYSFLLTAVSLSKMLKKRSPLTTGVYVKMPPTEPECEKQFQPYFIPIN comes from the exons ATGGCTTGCCTTGGATTTCAGCGGCACAAGGCTCAGCTGAACCTGGCTACCAGGACCTGGCCCTGCACTCtcctgttttttcttctcttcatccCTGTCTTCTGCAAAG CAATGCACGTGGCCCAGCCTGCTGTGGTGCTGGCCAGCAGCCGAGGCATCGCCAGCTTTGTGTGTGAGTATGCATCTCCAGGCAAAGCCACTGAGGTCCGGGTGACAGTGCTTCGGCAGGCCGACAGCCAGGTGACTGAAGTCTGTGCGGCAACCTACATGATGGGGAATGAGTTGACCTTCCTAGATGATTCCATCTGCACGGGCACCTCCAGTGGAAATCAAGTGAACCTCACTATCCAAGGACTGAGGGCCATGGACACGGGACTCTACATCTGCAAGGTGGAGCTCATGTACCCACCGCCATACTACCTGGGCATAGGCAACGGAACCCAGATTTATGTAATTG ATCCAGAACCGTGCCCAGATTCTGACTTCCTCCTCTGGATCCTTGCAGCAGTTAGTTCGGGGTTGTTTTTTTATAGCTTTCTCCTCACAGCTGTTTCTTTGAGCAAAATG CTAAAGAAAAGAAGCCCTCTTACAACAGGGGTCTATGTGAAAATGCCCCCAACAGAGCCAGAATGTGAAAAGCAATTTCAGCCTTATTTTATTCCCATCAATTGA